cacgtccaaacatgataatcttgatatgcgcgtcatgtaaaacatgacttcatgctacgctgatagcgcgttctaggctgtttcgctagctccacatatgtcCAGTTTGGTTTGACCTGACGTcagtagacgacgaaggtaaatgacacgtccaaacataataattatgacatgcatgtgatgtgaAGCTTGACTAaacgctacgctcatagtgtgctcgtggtcgattcgctagcttcatatatcacgttacgtgatattaaatttcgtatcacgtgacgtgaatagacgatgaagataagtgacacattcaaacatggtaatcatgggatggaaatcatgtacggcataatataATTTACGCctgcctcttaacgttgtgctgattttaaagtgagaaatcaaccttcctcatttgtgcttcgcatataatcgattctcacAGTAtgggggatctgccaattttttccttgtctcctctcttctttctttaaGCTTTACTTCCCCCTCCTTCGCCTCCCTAAAAGCGCTGATCCGGGACCCCATAACAGGAGGTAGAAAATTGCATCCTTTTTATCTCTTCATTTTTTAATAAACTCTCTCTCTGTCTCGGCGCTCCTCTAGAGTAGTCCATGGCATGGTTTCAGAAGAAAGTGATGCGCGCGTGCTCAGTGCCATGGCTGCGACGCGATGAACGACGTCACTGACAACGTAGCCAATGGCGTGCGTGGTTAGGTACGACGCTGAGAACGACCTAAGTGATTGCACAGCCAATGAAGACCGCTCATAATACCACTGCTgaacattttttgtttcttctagCCATATACAAATTAGGCTCAAAAGGGCACGCAGTGTGATGAAACTTTCAATTGGCAAACTGCTTCGGCTACTTGGATAAACAAACGTAATCAAGGAAATATTAATATGGTATGCGCAAATAAagacaaaacacaaaaaagatgAAAGATCTACCAGCGAAATACCTGTCCCTGTCCTATCTTTTTTATgtccttttctttatttccgcaCAACACTTTGCATTGAAATTTGAATCAGCCCGCCCGGCTCCAAGTTTAATGAAGAAAATATATCCAGGCAAAAATGAACATTCACAGGAAGTGCCGCAGAAAAGGAGCTGGTGGTCTTTTTCACCATAATTTGCGATCATTTATTTTAGGCTGGATTAATTGCACCAGCCAGCCAAAACAACGAGTTGAAACGCAACCAAGTAAACACGTACGGTTATGCAAGTTTTCACTTGCATAACCAAGCTTAGCTAAGGTAAGTCGCAGCCATATTTGTTACAACCTATATAATTGGTGTTTTACTTTTCGTTATCAAAGACTGGGGTCACAGACATCACGTGTGACCAGTTGTTATTTAGTTTGTTATTTAGTTATTTAGTTAAACGTCGTTATTTACTTCACTGTGGTAGACTACTCGAGGAGTGGTTGGTCGTATTACAAGGCGTAGCTGTCAAATGGGAAGCCGCGAAGTTAGATATTGTCCCTGCTTTGTGCTCAGCTAATGCTAAACTTGTGCAATTGCCGCAGGCCTTGGAAGAGGAGCGTGCCTACCGGAGCCGCAAAGTAGAATCTTGGTCCGAAGGCCCGTACAGCGAGTTTGTGGACACCTATGGCTCCATGATACCCAGGCAGCCGCTATTGTCAAGCGTTTATCAGAGCGGGGACCAGGCAGGACCTTACGCAAGGCGTTTGTCCAGCATGCCACGGGCTGGTTCTTACACGCAGTGATCGACAACGTCGGATTTTTATTCGCATAAGTAGTTCATGCGAATTCAAATATACTGTTTTATTTCAGTGTCAAACCAGAACTCTCTTATACGTATCAACTTGCTCTCTTTTAATTTGTTTACGAGGGTAATCTATATAATGAGTAGTGAAAATCACATATAATATGTCTTTTTTCTACGCAGTATAGTATGTGCCTAATACTTCTTTTAAGATGGCAATCCCAATACCATGTTTTGTATACCCTGTCTAATAATGTCGTTTTGAATGTGCTGTCCATATTGTATGCATAAGAATGAATATGTCGATGTGTACGCCCAGTTGTACCGCACTCCCAGTGAACTGTACTACATTGTTATGTTTACCGCAGTACTTCACCGCACTGTACAAGGCTTCAAGCTCCAAGATACGTAAGCCAGCAGCGTTTTTCGATGCTCTTCCATAAAATAGTGTGATGACCTGTACAACGAATGAACTGGCCCGTGTATTTCAAAGCACGTTTTTTATTCTTACTTTTGTTTCATTCAGTTTCTGCGCTCAGAACCGGTGAGTAATGCACAGCACAAACTGCACCGCGTTGTTCGAGAAATTTCACGATTATTAGATTCCAAGCAGCTTATTTGCACCCAAAGCTTAAatttggatggacggatggatggatggatggatggatggatggatggatggatggatggatggatggatggatggatggatggatggatggatggatggatggatggatggatggatggatggatggatgggtgggtggatggatgtatggatggatggatggatggatggatggatggatggatggatggatggatggatggatggatggatggacggacggacggatggacggacggacggacagacggacggacggatatggctgtaccctttagatcggacggtggctagcgccaccaagccgtaatacttaatgaaccaaaaagccgatttatttttttaaagtgaatttgaggattcgtactttgcagtgcagggtttaattttccctcgtgccttcacttcagccaccaatcagataacctccttctagttaagtctacccgcttaaagcctattttgccctcccggttgctaaaccccagtgctttgaaaaactctgcgccatcatcctgaactatagggtgaagccctttacagaacattatcaagtgttcggcagtttcttctttctctccacacgcactgaatactgtgtctaccccttcgtatttggcccgatatgtcctggttcgcagtactcccgtcctggcctcaaacagtagagaactaccccaagtattatcatagatcttttccttggcaatttcctgcttaaaagttcgatagatctctagtgcggacttcttaaccatgcccattctccacatgccagtctccgtttccttcacttcttaaccgatagttctttttggtttggccacctgctgttttccaagtatttaccagtcaattttctggttcgctttctccaacttgtatcgacattcttcatgtacaagtagctgaaaaccatcctagcccaatgctcctcccccatttctctcaatcgcttctccaattttatcttgctgctagcttccctgccatcaaatgatgtccatcccatatcaccttgtactccctgatttggtgtattcccgtgagctcctaaagcaagcctacccattacacgttgcttaatttccaatcttgcttgaacttctggtcttatgtacaagaccacattgccgaacgtcagcccaggaaccatgacccatttccatattcctctcacaacatcatacctattgtaattccacagtgcgctATTTTTCATcgccgctgcattcctgttacctttagtcgtcacgtatatttcgtgttacctcaggtactcggtcccattgcttattcatacacccaaatatttgtatttatctgttatctctagcgtgacctcctgtattttaagctcactaccttcgttatcattaaaaatgatTGCTCCTTACTGAatttaaaatctaacctatctccctcattaccgaagATGTCcaacaatctctgcaaatcttccttgttgttggccattagcactctatcatctgcgtacattaatgctggtagtgcctgatcaatgagttttcatTGTTAATCTACAGAGAGgttaaagcccagtccacttccctctaatttagcctctaatccttgtaggtacatcatgaataataagggtgacaggagacacccctgccttagcccccgttttacctctgcaggcttggatacctgtttttcccactctataactaccttgttacctttatagatatcctttaaaagattagtgactacatgttccacgcctagtgtgtccagtatttcccacaatttctcttaaaccacgctatcgtacgctccctcgaTTTCCAAAAATAATAGCCACAGGGGCctatgttccttttctgctatttcgatgcactgcgtcagtgagaacagattgtctttcaacgtcctgtgtttccgaaacccattctgtagttcccccagcatcccctcatcttctatccatgcctgcagcctttcctttataatctgcatcgccagcctgtagaacactgatgtcactgttataggacggtagttgtttatgtcagctttgtccccctttcctttatagatcatgctcagcctgctaagtttccatccatcgggaacttcaccatcgattattattttgctcactgcctctctcaaagcctgcttagacttcggacctaatgtctttattagcataattccaatgccatctgggcctgttgatgtactactaggtaCCCTTTTCTCAGTCCTTTCGCACTCTCgtcgtgaaaatggagccattgcaccacttgattcgtccttgtctattgtgctgcataaagtacttctttgttgaaattttccgttacccttgttcttatatattcaatagcttcgtccccttc
Above is a window of Rhipicephalus microplus isolate Deutch F79 chromosome 1, USDA_Rmic, whole genome shotgun sequence DNA encoding:
- the LOC142767680 gene encoding uncharacterized protein LOC142767680 — protein: MPMTALVLIVSGIALILASLIMICYCMARLRTQLQRALEEERAYRSRKVESWSEGPYSEFVDTYGSMIPRQPLLSSVYQSGDQAGPYARRLSSMPRAGSYTQ